TTATATAACAATCAATAAACTCTAAGTTATGTTAAGTTATGTTAAGTTAAGTTATATGTTATcacaaaaaactcattttttatttgccaatcTTTTGGTTAAACTAGGAATTTGAAAATTATGGAAGGATTTTTTAAACTCGATAAGCGCCATTTCAAAAGAGCCCTCGCATCCAAAGCAACCATCATTCAAAATGGCCATTAACGTTATCTTAATAggctttaaatttatttcctaTATTGAATTTCTTTGGATATACTTGAAAtactttatattttttgctttggcaACGTAACTCGAATTAAAAGCTTTGAAGGTTTTAAGACCTTTAAACTGTAAGACTGTTTTGCTTAAATTATGGTGCATTAATGAAAAACCTGATCTTTTTTAActtgtaattaaataatttaatctcACTGGTATCGATTTATCctgaaacaaataatttatacTTTCatcgaaatgtaaaatattttaaaatttataaggTGTACACTGGCCGGTCGCCAAGCTGACACAACCTCTATTAAATGATGCTTGGGAATTTTGAAAGGCAAGTAACGCTTCTCCTTTGTAAAGTAAAGGGCTGAAACTTACtttttacatatttatatttatatatttatgtgGTTATTTAAATGAAGGGTGAAGGGAAACATTATTGAGGATGTTTATCTATATGAATGTTCCTAATCTTTGGTCCAActtttttaaagccatttcCAACGTTTTCCGATAAATTGAAAGCCAAACTGTTGTGAGAACCTAGCCTTACCTGaacacacaacatttttcgacaaccaacacttttaacattttcccgtAGTTAACGATAAATCAGGTAAACGTGTCCTTTAGCGTTTCCAGAAAAAAGGACACAGGTATCACTGCTTGCATTTGTAATTGTAAAACCAACCCTCTTGACAAAGCTACCTGGAAAATTTAACACATCGCTTCTGATATGCTGCATTTTGTAGAAATCGAAGTGAGGGGTAACAGAATTGAAAACAGTTAATGATACTTTATGTGCCAAAGGAAGgcacattttttcatttacattttgtacACACTTTCAAGCACGGTTCTATATTAGATAATGTTCTTACTTCTGGTTGTCCCATATCAGCATGAATCGAATAAAATGTCTTTGGCAAAGTTATTTGTCGCCCTGAAAAGGacggttttgggtttgagatGAAGGAGGCTTTGTTACACAGTTTAAGCCTTCTTTTCGGTCTTcttgggcagcagcacggcctgAATGTTGGGCAGCACACCACCCTGAGCGATGGTTACTCCGGACAGCAGCTTGTTCAACTCCTCGTCGTTGCGGATGGCCAGCTGCAGATGACGCGGGATGATGCGCGTCTTCTTGTTGTCAcgggcagcgtttccggcCAACTCAAGCACTTCAGCGGCCAAGTATTCCATGACGGCTGCCAGATACACGGGTGCTCCGGCACCGACGCGCTCGGCATAGTTACCCTTGCGCAGGAGACGATGAATACGGCCAACGGGGAACTGAAGACCGGCACGGTTGGAACGGGACTTTGCCTTTCCCTTtacctttcctccctttccacgGCCAGACATGGTTAGATTTTATTGGGGAACGTTTGTAAGGGATCACGAACAATGTTGTTAGTATGgtttagagaggctttggctcctgcggagttctttcgcctctaaAGGATCACGAACAACACGATGTTCTCTTTGAGAAGGGTCTTTTTATAATGGAGCAATTTTGACTCGACCGATGCTTATATAGCAGCTTATTCGAGCTGCGCGATACTTGTTTGGAATTTTTCGAGCTGCACGATACGTATCCTCTCTCACGGCCCGTTATAAGCGATCGGAGAGCTCGGAATTTTTCTAGAACGCAATCACCCGTTGAATCGAACACATCGTGTCCCAGTGTTGAGTGAATTTTTCCGTCGAAATGGCACCCAAAACCAGTGGAAAAGCTGCAAAGAAGTCTGGCAAAGcccagaaaaatatttccaagtccgacaagaaaaagaagcgcaaGACCCGCAAGGAAAGCTACGCTATTTACATCTACAAAGTGTTGAAGCAAGTCCACCCGGATACTGGCATCTCTTCGAAGGCCAT
This window of the Anopheles merus strain MAF unplaced genomic scaffold, AmerM5.1 LNR4000034, whole genome shotgun sequence genome carries:
- the LOC121601160 gene encoding histone H2A, with the protein product MSGRGKGGKVKGKAKSRSNRAGLQFPVGRIHRLLRKGNYAERVGAGAPVYLAAVMEYLAAEVLELAGNAARDNKKTRIIPRHLQLAIRNDEELNKLLSGVTIAQGGVLPNIQAVLLPKKTEKKA